Genomic DNA from Oryza sativa Japonica Group chromosome 5, ASM3414082v1:
TCACTTGTCACTTAATCTCTAATGGGTAACGAGGGCTCTACCGGTCAGAGATTATATATAGTCCAAGCCCGTCAGATGGACgtaagtagaaaaaaaatcgtcagaaaaaaaatggactAGTAGATTGAGTAGAGACTCGTGGCATGCAACTGTCGGAGGCGGCAACCCACGTACCGGCGGCCAAGCTTCCGGACCCTCGCGCGGCGGTTGCGGCCGGGGCCGGCCGGAGAGACGTACCGGAGACGCGTCGCGGAGACGGAGCCCCCACCGTCTCTAAATGCCGCCGCCCTTTTGGTACTTTGATGCTGCAGACGTACGACTCCCAATTCAATTCTCATGCTGTTTCCATTTAATTTTCGTATACAGATTGCCAGGGAttctgattaattaagtttgtgGTGATCTTAATTAGCCCCCCGCCCTGCTACTGCTAGATGTTCCTTTCAAATACAGAGAAAAAGTCGCCTAGTAGATGCGAATGTGATGGAATTTTGCCGGAACTGAATTTAATTATGAGTTGGTACGCTTGAGGGGGGGATGATGATCAAATGCTGTAAACACTGTACTTAATTTTGCATGTTGAGTGGTGCTGTCGAGTGTAAACTGTATGGTTGCTGTGCTATGCTGCAATGGACAAGAGCAGTAGGATGTGTCTTGTGACCACAGTTGGTACGTAGTACGTGATCCTTTTTTTCTGATGATATGCATGGCTGCAAACTGAGACTCTGACAAAAGAGATAAAACTGCGCATATGTTTGGAGTAATGTGCTATATATGTAAGCGTTATGCTGCTAATTAAGCTCGTGTGAAGGCACACCAAACATATGCATCTCAAGCAAAGGAGATAAAAATTACGAGTGCTCCTAGTATTCTTCACACAGGACACACAATAGATGATATTCAATTGACAAGAGCGTCATGTATGATCTATCTGAGTATATCTGACCATAGGTAACAGATATACATAGACTTTATCAGCTCCAAGGCAAGTAGCTAGCAGGCAACCAATTTGTGAATGATATATATTATTCGCTTGTGAATTTTTCAGTGGATTTCTTTGGGTCCAACTTGTGGTAGATTGGTGGTGGATGCATGTGTACCGGGAAGCAGAATTTTCATATAGTAATTAATTATAACCTGGAATTAATGAGAGTAGACAGTGGAAGTTCATTACAGTATACTAGTATAGGATTCAAGATCCATGCAAGCTCGATCTCTGTCTACTCCTTTTGTACTGAGATTTTCCTTAACTTTTCAATAAAAAAGCAGggttcttagaaaaaaaataataatgagaGGGCCACTTGATTTTTAGTATTACAATTCCAAAATGGAGGGCAATATATGTTACCATGTGCCGTATGCACTAATTAATCTGAAGCTTGACTACTTCAGTGGTACTGgctaaccttttcttttctgaaaaatgaacgCATGCATGACGAAAAAACCGACATCTTGTTACAAAGAAATGTTCCATAGTAGCtgagtactgtacatctatcaTGGATTGTATTTAAATAATGGATGTAAGTAGACTTTGTGTTCTTATCTTGTCCTTTGTTTATTAATTCTTTCTGAAGAAATAGGAATTCTTATCTTGCAATCGATTGTGGTTACATATCCTCATCAATATGTGGTCCTCATCTTATCATGGATATgatgcatgtacatatatatactttgcATTGTGTGTGGTTCCTTCCCTTTTGAATCAAGAAAATAATATCAAAATAAGTATCTAGTAAGGACCTTGCTCTGCATTACCGTTTGCTTGTGTCACGGATTTGTCTTGTTTCATCTGTTTCAGAGATGTGTCCTGCCTTCCTTGTTATCTTGTTCTTTTCAAAAAACGGACAGGAAATCTTGATGTCTTCCTGGACCAGCTGCTAGCTAGATTCAGCTTGTTGTAGTTAAAAactactgctactgctactaaATGTTACAGAAACTATACAAGTTATCGTGCTTAATCATTAGTCCTGTCACATGAAGAAACTCCAAAGTTTCATGTGATGTAGTACCAAGTCCCAACAAAAAACTACCAGATACAGTACAATCCAGAGATAAGTTACCTCAACTCCTCAACCAGACAAGAAACAAGAAGACAAGCAGAAGAGGGCACTGGCAATAATATTCATCAAAGCAATAAACTGGAACCATTTCCACAGAAGTAAATTcagaaatattttttagataatactgAGAATCTCAGAAATCTTAGCACAGTAAGATATATACGGTCTTTAATCTAACCTTGCAGAACAAAGAAAAATAGCTAGTACAGTAGTTATCACCTAAATTGACTCGACTCAAGAGCAGTCAAATGTAACTGTCAATTAGTAATTAAGCGAGTGAAATTGTTGTGCTAGTACTCTCTGCTGTCCCCAACTGATTGCGCCCCACATAATGcaagaaagagatagagagaaaaTGACTTATCTTGCTTTTTTCTAAGGAAAAAGAACCAAATTTGGCCAGCTATATGGATTAGATTTAGCCCACTGCTAGCTCAGAGCCGCCTATAAAAGACGCCCATATGCCCAGCCATCCCACAGGCAGAGGACCATCCTAGCAAACGCTGCACTTGTGCTCAGTTCGTCCCCATGCTACACCAATCTCTTCAGAATCTATCTCAGATCGGCACTTACCTATAGCTGAAATGATCAGATATCCTCACTAATCAGGTACTCCCAAGATGCAATAAAACACTATTTCTTTCCTgtttttgttcttcttcttgatttctACTCCGTTATGTTAATCTTGGCAGCAATAGATTCTGTTGGGCTAGATATATATCTTGCGTATGTTGATCAGCATTTTTGGTTGGGAGTTAGATTCTGAATTTATTGCTAATCATGCAGTTGCATACTCTTGCATGTGTTTCTGCTGACACGAGCTCATTTAATTTGCAGTTAATTGCAGTGGTAGTAGCAGCAGATAGCTACAGGCGAGTTTAGCTAGCCAATTTGGaagcctcgccggcggcgaccgcgtcATGTACATGGACGCCTTCGGGTGGAGCGCGCCAGCCGCGCCGTGCCAGCCGAGCTGCGgccccggcggcgacgacgacgacgacgtcctcctcgccgccgtcttggGCGCGAGCTTCGAGCTCCACTccctcgtcgacggcggcggcaacggcgccgccggcgccgttcgCTCTGACGATGCCTACGGCCTCGACGTCGACCTGCCGTCCCACCAGATGAGCCTCCTGCGTTGCCAAGATGGTCTGAGTGCTCTTCACGGCGACGCgtccccgacggcggcggcggcggcgttccttGACTCGGTGGATGTGTTGCCAGTgccggccatcgccggcgcgacgcacgacgacggcgggctcCTCGATAGGTTCGCGTTCCCGAACGTTGCCGAGACGACGACCGTGCAAGCCGCCGCGTCGAACACCGCCTTCTCCGGATACAGCAGCaacaccaccggcggcggcaacatCTCCTCCGGCGAGTCGAACACCTACACGGAGGTGGCGTCGACGCCGTGCGCcgtgtcgacgacgacgacgacgacggctctgCCCCCGTCGAAGCGGAAGCTACCAGAGAAGTACCCCGTCGTAGGCACATCACCAACGACGAAGACCACGACGACGTCGGAGACAGCCGCAGAGCGCCGGAGCACCAAGAGAGGGGCCgggggcagcagcagcatcacgttcggcggcggctgccacggcgccggtgcggcggcggcgctgctcggcCTCGGCCGCGGGTACGAGCCGGACACGGAGGCGATAGCGCAGGTGAAGGAGATGATCTAccgcgcggcggcgatgcgcCCGGTCaccctcggcggcgccgcctccgcctccgacccgtcatcggcggcgccgccgccgccccagcgGCCGCGGCGCAAGAACGTGCGCATCTCCAGCGACCCGcagacggtggcggcgcggctgcggcgggagcGGGTGAGCGAGCGCCTGCGCGTGCTGCAGCGGCTGGTCCCCGGCGGCAGCAAGATGGACACGGCCACCATGCTCGACGAGGCCGCCAGCTACCTCAAGTTCCTCAAGTCGCAGCTCGAGGCGCTGGAAACCCTAGGGAATGGCAATGGCAACGGCAACCTGTTGCACCATGGCTACTACACTGGATCAAGAAatgctactgctactgctgctaCTGGTTCTAGCAATAGCACTGTACTTGCATTTGGGCGAGATGGACTTGCTGGCTTTGTGAAATCCAATAGGAATTTGCAATTGTAGTACTGTGTACCATGCatgattcatgcatgcatgcaaggtgTGTATTCGTGTgagtgacatatatatattttatacatGCATGAGACAAATCTCTTGCTGTTCAAGCTGATAAAAATTAATGCTTCATTTTTACCTTTTGATCGATTGAGAGGATTTTATATGATTAACAGTGTGTAACTAGGGCTGAGTTCTTATTTTACTTTTCCGACTCATCTCCCTCGTATTTTacacgcacgctttttaaattattaaatggtgtgtttttttaaaaaaaaattatatatgaaagttactttaaaaaatcatattaatatatttttctaattaatgttagctaatatttaattaattatgtactaaACGCTATTTTGTTTTGCATGGATCGATGCAGTAATAACGTATAGTACATGACATTGACATGAGTAAATTAATCAGTGATCTCTTTTTTGCCCAAGTACTTCAATTCCAAGGgtaaaaatgagagagagaaaaaggtgTATGCACTTTCTGTCTGCCTGACATCGCCGAACTTTTTCCATGTTGGACGATGCAAAAAACCATCAGAAAGACCTGCTCCTTTTGTTGCTAAAATTTAACAGCCTTTTTttgcaatgcatgcatgcaacgcaAGCAAGCAAAGAAAACACAAAGTAAAATTGGAATCATGATAGTTCTGATGATTGATTACTATAGCTACCACCCCTACACATCTCTGAATTGGAATCACGCCACATATGATGTGAGAAAATTGGACAGGAATTGATCAGACACAATTGGGACATGTACATATCCATGCTTTGTGTCCCTTTTGACATGATCATCTCTTCCTGGGTGTTGTTGCTGTCGACCATGCATCTGGGCTTGAAATGTGCCAATGTGCCATTGGAATTGGAATCGAAATCTTTGATCTTTTGCCGGCTGCAGGGCACTGTAGCATCTTGCATTTGCACGCCTTTAGCTcgcttttttttgtgtgtgtgggttAGCTAATTGAGCTTAGCTAGGGGAATAACAAGATGAGAAACGGAATGCATATGTTGGTGTTGGTGTATCGGTACCACCACGCTTTGGGCTGCCCAATGCCAAAAGACATTCCCTTTGGGCCTGACCCCCATGTGTGGCAGTGTACCCCTGTCCCCTCTCTCCATTCTGGAGTACTACACCTCGTTTGCTGCCAAAGCTTGCTACCTTGAGAACACCACCACTGTGCACTGACCaaagctgctgctgcagcagcattCTTCAATTCTATTCCTGTGTGCTAATGGCAGTATGCCCCTCCATCTCTTTGTCTCTGAAGAAGtctgaaccttttctttcttttaaaccaACCGCACCAAACGAGACAAATACGAGGTTTTATATATTGCTAtagtagaaaaaatataaaattataatcCTAATAGGCTAaatcataaaagaaaaaaaaacacaacaccACGAACTGATGTCTTCTATACGTCAGCTTGAGAAAAGAATCGACACCAAACCAACCATCGCTATGTGTGACCGATCACCAACATCTCTACAACCGTGTATAGGTGCACTTTGAAGTCTGAACTTTGAAATGTATGAGGAGTATTATTGTTCATGCTTCTCTCTATCTAtctctgaagaagaagaagtctGAACTTTCACCTGCAGTTTTTGTGGTGACATGAGGTGAGAGTTCGATGCAAGTTTCCATGGTTTGATCACTCGCATGCATCATGCACTGCCGGCACCGCGTTTTTCTGTGCGTAACAAACTCGTGGCGTCATGGCGAAATTAAAGGCCGGCGAAGAAATTGAAGGGGGCTGTTTTGACTGGAACGATCGAATCAGAATTCAGAGAGCTGAATTTTGGGCGTGGCTAGCTGTTCATGAGTGTGTGTATATGTATTCTTGTGACGGGAGATGCAGCTgtgtggctggctggctggctgggcAGTTTGATGATGCTTGTAAACGGCTTTGCTATAAATTTCAGGAACAGATCGGCTTACGTTGTTTTGGTTACTTATTTATTTCTGTCCGTTGGAGAAAACGCACTGCTGATTCAGACCTGGATCAGAgtgataaaattaaacaactgttaattttttttatatatatatatgaaactcCACAGCATATTAATTGATACTGTTTGTTCTGTGTAGGTGTTTGTTATGGTTACGTTTAAATATACAGAGTATCTTAGAGTATCAGTACGACTATATTCTTGTCAGACATGCTAAGTTACATAGCTGATGGcctgatatatatatacactgctatttttttttaacaaaagctAGCTTGATGTATATATACAGCAAGCTGTTCACGTTTTGTACTGTTGAATACACTATTTTAGATTGTTGGCTAAGACTTTATTTCAAGTACACTGTGCAAAGGTCACAGTagatttaattataatatcCGTACCAATTTTTATATGCTTTATATATGTAGAGCCTGTTTATGAGGACTCTGGATATGCTGCTCTTCTAGGTGCACATCGTGGTTCATGAAGAATATAATCTACACTATCCGTATCGAAACATATATAGCAATTTTTAGATAGTGACACTTGTATATATCATGGAGGAGGTTAGAAGGACTTGTTTGCATTCTCATAGCAAGGTTAATAGTACCGGCGACTGCTGGCTGCAACCGAGTGCCACGTCCAACAATAGACAGCTAATCTACAATGTATACAACAACAGGCAAcacttctttattttttttaatcaagctAGTGTCTACTCCGAAGGAACCAGCCAGTATTTCACGTCCATATTCATTTTTCCATTGGTTGTTGTGAGAGCAGGTGGGCCCATGGTAGGTAAAATGCATAGGCTCGCGCGAAGAGCCGGCGACTAAATAGTCGCTCGCTTTTCTCTCTACAATTTTTCTTTCTCAGCCACATATACAAAAATCATCCTATGTAAGCAGGCTATTAGCCCACTGTTGTACCTGCTCTCAGGGTGGGTGTGTGGGTGGGAGCAGACCCGGAATTGGTTAGGATGATAATAAAGCTATAGGGTTTGTTCGACTGCCCTTATTTACACTGTGTTGCAGCTTATACGACGATATTTTATACGTGCAGCATGTGGCAACAAAGAGCAGCCGAACATACCCATAGTTAGTACATGCAGTTTATTAATAAAATTTAGAATGAAATTTAAATTCTAGAAGTTGTTATTTTTAAGACATGAAATACTCTATAAAGAATAAAAACATCTTAAGGAAGAATGTCTATATATGGAGATAAAGTAAAGTAGCAAtttaaactaaaattatatAAGTACTAGGTAGGTAGGGTTGTGAAAGAAACCATATATCTTGACCGATTATCGCCCCTACACATGTGACTCGAATTTTCTGATAAGAATCAAGCTACTCGTATACTCCTTGAAGGAAGCATAAAACATTTTGTATGCCCACACTAGCAGCCTACTACACTAGTGATTAAAAAACAACGAGCTTGTTCTAAGCAAATTTCCCATTGGTTCATTCTATCAAAATCCCTTACAAACAATGCTTTTAACTGTGATTCTTTAAACTCAGTTAGAAGTTACTGGAAAACCAAGATGAAATCACAGTGCTCTAATTATTTGTATCTTACAGATAGATGACAGAGCTTGGGCTTCTCGCTCTTGGAGAGGGGGAGGAGTTGGGGGTAGCCCACAATATCAGGCCCATCTACTGTGAGATGGGCTGGATATCGCACTATTAGGCCCATCAATGAAATCTTGCCAGGTTTCACCCATGGGCCTTCCAcattttctattatttatttttttaggccTAATCCTTCTTCCctaccgcctcgccgtcgccgctcgccaccggcgccggagccggccGCTGGATCCGCCAAACCACCGGCGCCAGAGCCTCGGCGGCCTCGCTTCctatcttcctcctcccatggcTCCACTGGATTCCGGCGGCGTCACCGCCTCATCGCCCCTCCCCCCCGATCCCCAAAGCCACCCGTCGAATCGAGTCCGAATAGTATGAGCAGCTGCGGCCTCGGTGCGATTCCGGTTCGGATTCCAGCTGCGGCCCGCGGCGGATGCTATCTAGTCGCGGCCGCGGGGACGCCATTGCGATCTCAGGGCATCAGATGCGCGCGCCAaaccccacgccgccgcgcgacTCCGCCATGGCTAGGAGGAGGAAAGGTTCGTcctatcgccgccgccgccgccgccgccggcgggcgcCCGCGGCTTGCGGCGACAACCGCATCGACGACCTGACGGACGATCTGCTGCTGATCATCCTGCGGAGGCTCGACACCCGCTCCGCGCTCGCCACCGCGGCGCTCTCCAGGCGCTGGTCCGGCCTCGCGCGCGCGGGCCTCGAGGCTCTCGATTTCATGGTCGGCGACATCCTCCCGCCGCGCTACCACCGGTGCATCCAGCTCCACGAGTCCGCCAGTGGTGTGTTCGATGGCGCCGACGAGCTCAGAACCATCGTTGCTAGCATCAGGCGGCACGAGCGCCTCGCCATGCGAAACATGGTCGCCTCCATCAACAACTTCCTCGACGCCGATGATGGTTTTgcccatggcgacggcggcggcggagctccacGGAGGAGGATCAGTAGGCTGCGGGTGGAGTTCATCGCCACACACTACCACGACTGCATCAACCGCTTGGTCGCCAAGGCTGTTGATACTTGGGGAGTTGAGGATCTAGAGGTTCTTGGTAGGACAACGTATTGGCGGCATCATTTTCAGGATGCCCACATCTTCCGTCGCCATGGTCTCTGCAATGACCCGCACAGATCCCGTTTGCGAAGCCTGAAGCTGGTGGACTGTGTGATTCCCCCATTGCAGGGGTTCCAAGCTCTCACCAAGCTGGTCCTGCAAGACTTGCGGGACTCCACACCCGCGGCAGCCTACGAAGCAGTGTGTTCAGCTCATGCCTACAGTTGCAAGAGGTGCACCTCAAGTCCTGCCCCTGCAAGCGCGGCAGTAGTGTTTTCGTTGATGCCCCCAGGTCAATGATCAGGCAGCTTGTTCTGGAGTGTTGTGGCGTCCCTGGGTTTGAGCTGCACGCTCTGCCAATGCTTGAGAGTATAGTTGTCATGCAGACCTGGGTACGGTACAAGCTTGGATCCTTCCCGCGCCTCGTGCGCCTGAACCTCAAACGCGATGGTCTCAGGCATAAACTTAACTTTTGCTTGCCTGCGAACTTGGATCTCAAGCCGCATCTTGGATTCACTCCAGACATAACTGACCAGGTTATACGAT
This window encodes:
- the LOC9269440 gene encoding transcription factor LATE FLOWERING is translated as MYMDAFGWSAPAAPCQPSCGPGGDDDDDVLLAAVLGASFELHSLVDGGGNGAAGAVRSDDAYGLDVDLPSHQMSLLRCQDGLSALHGDASPTAAAAAFLDSVDVLPVPAIAGATHDDGGLLDRFAFPNVAETTTVQAAASNTAFSGYSSNTTGGGNISSGESNTYTEVASTPCAVSTTTTTTALPPSKRKLPEKYPVVGTSPTTKTTTTSETAAERRSTKRGAGGSSSITFGGGCHGAGAAAALLGLGRGYEPDTEAIAQVKEMIYRAAAMRPVTLGGAASASDPSSAAPPPPQRPRRKNVRISSDPQTVAARLRRERVSERLRVLQRLVPGGSKMDTATMLDEAASYLKFLKSQLEALETLGNGNGNGNLLHHGYYTGSRNATATAATGSSNSTVLAFGRDGLAGFVKSNRNLQL